A window of the Lolium perenne isolate Kyuss_39 chromosome 7, Kyuss_2.0, whole genome shotgun sequence genome harbors these coding sequences:
- the LOC127317408 gene encoding uncharacterized protein, translating into MSALRRLATARARRRLSSSAAAAASPPTNEPSAASVLDDLLSSPTPSTSALSLLRDTPSLAGELYSLLAAPSHALTAASLALLLSLPSRHRLPPTSAPVLAALLSKLLARPPADAARFLRDSLAAGAPPPDTSAFNALFAALARAGDLPGITSLFASMRDAAVRPNVVTFGILVNALCKAGRVGDALRVLDGMSGPASDVRPDVVMLNTIVDGLCRSGRVQDAVKFVEERMRSVHRCAPNTVTYNCLADAFCRAGNVGMACDLVERMEKEGVAPNVVTLNTIVGGLCRVGKIGGALEFFKEKRTVWPDAKGNRVTYSTLVGALLHANNVGMAMELFHQMADEGHSPDAIMYFTMISGLTQAGRLEDASSMTSSMKKAGFQLDAKAYNILIGGFCRKRRLREAHELLGEMKEAGLRPDVYTYNTFLSGLCKAGDFSAVDELLGKMIDDGCGPSVVTFGTLVHGYCKAGKIDEALKIFRSMDESGIQPNTVIYNTLIDFLCKSRDVGLAVALFDEMSEKRVPANVTTFNAMFKGLRDKNMAGKAFVLMDRMREERCTPDYVTIDVLMEWLPVIGETERLKDFMQQRAPKRTIS; encoded by the coding sequence ATGTCTGCACTCCGGCGTCTCGCGACGGCGCGAGCacgccgccgcctctcctcctccgccgccgccgccgcatcccCGCCCACCAACGAACCGTCCGCCGCCTCCGTCCTCGACGACCTCCTCTCCTCACCCACCCCTTCCACCTCCGCCCTATCCCTCCTCCGCGACACGCCCTCCCTCGCCGGGGAGCTCTACTCGCTTCTCGCCGCGCCCTCCCACGCCCTCACCGCCGCCTCCCTCgcgctcctcctctccctccctTCACGCCACCGCCTCCCACCCACCTCCGCGCCCGTCCTCGCCGCGCTCCTATCCAAGCTCCTCGCGCGCCCTCCCGCCGACGCCGCTCGCTTCCTCCGCGACTCCCTCGCCGCCGGCGCCCCGCCGCCGGACACCTCCGCGTTCAACGCCCTCTTCGCCGCGCTCGCCCGGGCAGGAGACCTCCCGGGGATCACCAGCCTCTTCGCCTCCATGCGGGATGCTGCCGTCCGGCCCAACGTCGTCACCTTCGGCATACTCGTCAACGCCCTCTGCAAAGCTGGCCGCGTGGGGGACGCCCTCAGGGTGCTCGACGGAATGTCTGGCCCAGCCTCAGACGTGCGCCCGGACGTTGTCATGCTGAACACCATCGTGGACGGCTTGTGCAGGAGCGGGAGGGTCCAGGACGCAGTGAAATTCGTGGAGGAACGGATGAGGAGCGTGCACCGGTGCGCGCCCAACACCGTCACTTACAACTGCTTGGCGGATGCGTTTTGCCGTGCAGGAAACGTTGGCATGGCGTGTGATCTCGTCGAAAGGATGGAGAAGGAGGGTGTGGCGCCGAATGTCGTCACTCTGAACACGATTGTGGGCGGTCTGTGCCGGGTAGGGAAGATTGGGGGTGCGctggagttcttcaaggagaaaAGAACAGTCTGGCCTGATGCCAAGGGCAATAGGGTGACCTACAGCACTCTGGTTGGGGCTTTACTCCATGCCAACAATGTGGGTATGGCCATGGAGTTGTTCCATCAGATGGCAGATGAAGGGCACTCACCCGATGCTATTATGTATTTCACCATGATATCAGGACTGACACAAGCAGGGCGGTTGGAGGATGCTAGCTCCATGACATCGTCCATGAAGAAAGCAGGCTTTCAGCTCGATGCAAAAGCATACAATATTTTGATTGGTGGATTTTGTAGGAAGAGGAGGCTGCGTGAGGCTCATGAGTTGCTTGGGGAGATGAAGGAAGCTGGTCTACGGCCAGATGTGTACACCTACAATACATTCTTGTCTGGTTTGTGCAAAGCAGGAGATTTCTCGGCTGTGGATGAACTACTGGGGAAGATGATCGATGATGGTTGCGGGCCTTCTGTGGTAACCTTTGGTACACTTGTACATGGATATTGCAAAGCTGGTAAAATTGATGAGGCGTTGAAGATTTTCCGGTCTATGGATGAATCTGGTATTCAGCCCAACACCGTGATTTACAATACTTTGATTGACTTTCTCTGCAAGAGCAGAGATGTAGGTTTAGCAGTTGCACTGTTTGATGAAATGAGCGAGAAGCGTGTGCCTGCAAATGTTACAACCTTCAATGCAATGTTCAAGGGGCTTCGTGATAAGAACATGGCTGGAAAGGCTTTTGTGCTCATGGACCGCATGAGGGAGGAGAGGTGCACCCCGGATTATGTGACCATTGATGTTCTCATGGAATGGCTGCCTGTCATTGGTGAAACAGAACGATTAAAGGATTTTATGCAGCAAAGGGCACCGAAAAGGACAATTTCATAA
- the LOC127317409 gene encoding uncharacterized protein, translated as MAAATQHDAGKEENARRRGSASIFGSSSSCTTAVPAPLLHPSLFIAQKGEHGQLCSLCSLCISLVMNKQNAFLIHAYEVLDETSSRASLEIEALICGSRPATWSCLATRSALSMAASTRTVCGDKMEAVAYGQQAHRYNNELWAVGGEGWCRGILAKQDMRDREENNREMMREWCNDAALLICGATAMFSMIRL; from the exons ATGGCTGCTGCTACACAGCACGACGCCGGCAAGGAGGAGAACGCTCGAAGAAGGGGCAGCGCCTCAATCTTTGGTTCCTCTTCGTCATGCACAACAGCCGTCCCAGCTCCACTCCTCCACCCATCGTTGTTCATTGCTCAAAAGGGGGAGCACGGGCAGCTCTGTAGCCTTTGCTCCCTCTGTATCTCCTTGGTTATGAACAAGCAGA ATGCTTTTTTAATCCATGCCTATGAGGTGCTTGATGAAACTTCAAGTAGGGCTAGCTTGGAGATTGAGGCACTGATATGCGGATCGCGGCCTGCAACGTGGTCATGTTTGGCCACACGAAGTGCATTGTCGATGGCTGCGTCGACTAGGACAGTCTGCG GGGATAAAATGGAAGCAGTAGCATATGGGCAGCAAGCACATCGTTACAACAATGAGCTGTGGGCCGTGGGTGGAGAGGGCTGGTGCCGTGGGATTCTGGCTAAACAGGACATGAGAGATAGGGAAGAGAATAACAGAGAGATGATGAGAGAGTGGTGCAACGACGCTGCACTACTGATATGTGGTGCTACTGCTATGTTTTCCATGATCAGACTGTAG
- the LOC127317406 gene encoding potassium channel KOR1 produces MAMGRWLGSKRKGGEKDQDEKEYEVDDVPDRSRSSRNELVGRLPPLRRHSRLGTDGREDGFLHGRIIHPDNKLYRLWTRFIVVWAVYSTFLTPFEFGFFRGLPRKLFFLDIVGQIAFLVDIILKFVVAYRDTDTYRIVYNPTSIALRYCKSRFIFDLLSCFPWDAIYKASGRKEELRYLLWIRLARALKVTEFFTDLEKDIRVNYLFTRIVKLIVVELYCTHTAACIFYYLATTLPESMEGHTWIGSLQLGDYSYSNFREIDITKRYITSLYFAIVTMATVGYGDIHAVNVREMIFLMIYVSFDMVLGAYLIGNMTAMIVKGSATERFRDRMKEVIRYMNRNKLGKDVREQIKGHLRLQYESSCTEASVLQDIPISIRAKISETLYIPYIERTPLFKGCSAEFIHQIVIRLEEEFYLPEEVILEQGSAVDQLYFVCQGALEGVGIGEDGQETIIMLEQESSFGEVAILCNIPQPYTVRVCELCRLLRLDKESFTHILEIYFADGRKLLSNLTENNEYGQRVKHIESDIIFHIGKQEAELTLRVNTAAFYGDLHQLTGLIRAGANPKNTDYDGRSPLHLAASKGYEDIVQFLIHEGADINLTDKFGSTPLLEAVQQGHGRVATLLFTKGAKLNLENAGSRLCMAVSKGDSEFIQGALAYGADPNSKDYDQRNPLHIAAAEGLYMMAKLLVEAGASVFATDRRGTTPLDEARESGSKPLMRLLEQAKAAELSKFPTRGEEVRNKMHPRRCPVFPYHPWEPDAKRKEGVVMWIPHTIDELIRSAQGKLGLSGSCLRLLSEDGATVQDIDMINDGQKLYLVGDEDTSENA; encoded by the exons ATGGCGATGGGAAGGTGGCTGGGGTCAAAGAGGAAGGGCGGGGAGAAGGACCAGGATGAGAAGGAGTACGAGGTGGACGACGTGCCCGACCGGTCGCGCTCGTCCCGGAACGAGCTTGTCGGCCGCCTCCCACCGCTCCGCCGCCACAGCCGTCTCGGCACCGATGGCCGCGAGGACGGGTTCCTCCACGGCCGCATCATTCACCCCGACAACAA GTTATATAGGTTATGGACCAGGTTCATAGTGGTTTGGGCAGTGTACAGTACCTTCCTTACACCATTTGAATTTGGATTCTTCAGGGGGCTCCCTAGGAAGTTGTTCTTCTTGGACATAGTTGGCCAGATTGCCTTCCTTGTTGATATTATCCTGAAGTTTGTTGTGGCCTACCGTGACACCGACACATACCGCATCGTATACAATCCAACATCTATTGCCCTCCG ATACTGCAAATCAAGGTTCATTTTCGATCTCCTTAGTTGCTTCCCATGGGATGCTATCTATAAG GCTTCTGGACGTAAAGAGGAACTAAGATACCTACTGTGGATTCGCTTAGCACGAGCTCTGAAAGTCACAGAATTCTTTACGGATTTGGAAAAGGACATCCGTGTGAATTACCTGTTCACAAGGATAGTGAAACTCATAGTTGTGGAACTCTATTGTACACACACAGCAGCTTGTATCTTCTATTACCTGGCAACGACGCTTCCTGAATCAATGGAAGGACATACATGGATAGGGAGTTTGCAGTTAGGAGACTATAGCTATTCTAATTTCAGGGAGATTGATATTACCAAGCGTTATATTACATCATTGTACTTTGCCATCGTCACCATGGCAACTGTTG GTTATGGTGACATTCATGCTGTAAATGTTAGGGAAATGATATTTCTCATGATTTATGTTTCATTTGATATGGTACTTGGCGCGTACCTCATTGGTAACATGACTGCAATGATTGTGAAAGGCTCGGCAACCGAGCGATTCAGAGACAGAATGAAAGAAGTTATCAGGTATATGAACAGAAATAAACTTGGAAAGGACGTCAGAGAACAGATCAAGGGACATTTGAGGTTGCAGTATGAAAGCAGCTGCACTGAAGCCTCTGTACTTCAGGATATCCCAATTTCTATTCGTGCAAAG ATTTCTGAAACACTGTACATACCCTATATTGAAAGAACTCCATTGTTCAAAGGATGCTCCGCAGAATTCATCCACCAGATT GTGATTAGGCTGGAAGAAGAGTTCTACTTACCAGAAGAAGTTATTTTGGAGCAAGGAAGCGCAGTTGATCAATTATACTTCGTCTGTCAGGGTGCACTG GAAGGTGTTGGCATTGGCGAAGATGGTCAAGAGACTATCATAATGTTGGAGCAAGAGAGTTCATTTGGAGAAGTTGCAATTCTTTGCAACATTCCACAGCCCTACACCGTTCGTGTTTGTGAACTATGCAGGCTCTTACGTCTAGATAAAGAGTCGTTCACACACATATTAGAGATTTATTTCGCTGACGGAAGAAAACTTTTGAGCAATCTTACTGAG AACAATGAATATGGCCAGCGTGTCAAACATATAGAATCAGATATCATATTCCATATAGGGAAGCAAGAGGCAGAGCTGACCTTAAGAGTAAATACGGCCGCTTTTTATGGTGACCTTCATCAGCTGACAGGCTTAATCCGAGCTGGAGCCAATCCAAAGAACACTGATTATGATGGGCGATCTCCTTTG caTCTTGCAGCTTCCAAAGGGTATGAAGATATTGTGCAGTTTCTTATCCACGAAGGGGCTGATATCAATCTTACTG ATAAATTTGGGAGCACACCCTTGCTGGAGGCAGTGCAGCAGGGGCATGGTAGAGTGGCCACATTGCTGTTTACAAAAGGAGCCAAGCTGAACCTTGAGAACGCCGGCAGCCGTCTCTGCATGGCAGTGTCAAAGGGAGATTCTGAGTTCATTCAAGGTGCTCTGGCTTACGGTGCTGATCCAAACTCAAAAGACTACGACCAGCGCAATCCTCTCCACATAGCAGCTGCAGAGGGCTTGTATATGATGGCGAAGTTGCTGGTAGAAGCAGGCGCCAGCGTATTCGCAACAGACAG ACGCGGTACTACGCCATTGGACGAAGCACGTGAGTCCGGGAGTAAGCCGCTTATGAGGTTGCTGGAACAAGCGAAAGCCGCTGAGCTCTCCAAGTTCCCTACACGCGGCGAAGAAGTGAGAA ACAAAATGCATCCGCGACGTTGCCCCGTGTTCCCTTACCATCCGTGGGAACCTGATGCCAAGCGAAAAGAGGGAGTGGTGATGTGGATTCCTCACACGATTGACGAACTTATAAGGTCCGCCCAGGGGAAGCTGGGTTTGTCTGGTTCATGCCTTCGCTTGCTATCCGAGGATGGCGCAACGGTCCAGGACATCGATATGATCAATGATGGGCAGAAGCTCTATCTGGTCGGAGACGAGGACACGAGTGAGAACGCATAG